In Brachyspira hampsonii, the following are encoded in one genomic region:
- a CDS encoding PepSY-like domain-containing protein, whose protein sequence is MNKKIILLFLTVSIFAYADGMYIAPNQLPSNILQFIKTYFQNTNIIYAEMDRKTYEIALDNGVEIEFFRNGDLKEIEGNYTALPSNILPQSVSNTVAKTYPNTVITKIKKKWNIYEVKLNNMMELYIDAGSGQLLGQKFDD, encoded by the coding sequence ATGAACAAAAAAATAATATTATTATTTTTAACAGTGTCTATTTTCGCATACGCTGATGGAATGTATATTGCCCCAAATCAACTGCCAAGCAATATACTTCAGTTTATAAAAACATATTTTCAAAATACTAATATAATTTATGCTGAAATGGACAGAAAAACTTATGAAATAGCATTAGATAATGGAGTAGAAATAGAGTTCTTTAGAAATGGGGATTTAAAAGAAATAGAAGGAAATTATACTGCTTTGCCTTCAAATATACTTCCTCAATCTGTATCAAATACGGTAGCAAAAACATATCCTAATACTGTAATAACGAAAATAAAAAAGAAATGGAATATATACGAAGTAAAGCTAAATAATATGATGGAGCTTTATATAGATGCCGGCAGCGGACAGCTTTTAGGACAGAAATTTGATGATTAA
- a CDS encoding PepSY-like domain-containing protein yields MNMKKNIIIMTIALIFVLQITALSQYYGQYDNNISQKTMSFIKSAYPNTQVFKLKSSKEGGYKVTLSNGVKIDFSYSGEWVNVDGKYNGVPENIIPRSVLSTIKNTYPQSIVVKIKREWGNYKVKLNNGMELLISENGQLFGQRYK; encoded by the coding sequence ATGAATATGAAAAAGAATATTATTATTATGACTATTGCATTGATTTTCGTTTTGCAAATCACTGCATTATCTCAGTATTATGGTCAGTATGATAATAACATATCACAAAAAACTATGTCCTTTATCAAATCTGCTTACCCTAATACCCAAGTTTTTAAATTAAAAAGCAGTAAAGAGGGTGGATATAAAGTAACATTATCAAATGGGGTGAAAATAGATTTTTCATATTCTGGAGAATGGGTTAATGTAGATGGAAAATATAATGGAGTTCCTGAAAATATTATACCAAGAAGTGTTTTAAGCACTATAAAAAATACATATCCTCAATCTATAGTAGTGAAAATAAAAAGAGAATGGGGTAATTATAAAGTAAAATTAAACAATGGCATGGAATTATTAATCTCTGAAAACGGACAATTATTTGGGCAAAGATATAAATAA
- the htpG gene encoding molecular chaperone HtpG, with translation MAEKQILNFEAETKQILNLMVHSIYTHKEIFLRELISNASDALDKARFESITNSDKYKDIDNLRIKIDTDEQNRTLTIQDNGIGMTREDVINNIGSIARSGTKAFLEKIQKDKEASKESGIDLIGQFGVGFYSAFMVADNIVIETKHVDSEKGVRWESNGDGSYSIEDIDKTDRGTKIILKLKGKDEKLEEDGFIDDDYCNKYTLESLIHKYSNYVHYPIVMDMPIPKKDEKEVQQYEEKTINSMISIWQKSKSDVKPEEYNEFYKEHFHDYADPFEVIHTKAEGTIEYTALLFIPSKAPFNFLHPDFERGLELYSRNVFIMSKCKDLLPEYLKFVRGLVDSPDFSLNISREILQHSTQLKRISSNVEKKILDALENILKNDRKRYEKFFKEFGESIKIGIYSDFSKKDKLANLLLFESSSTAEGDYTTLAEYKSRMKEGQEFIYYAAAKDKSAIEKLPHMEGMKEKGYEVLYFTDRVDEFMINMMREFDGTKLHSILQADNSENKDENKDSANKEVLNAIKDVLGSGKVAEVRETNRLKESVVCLSNKEDSISFNMAKVLAETGNNMFGMKPERVLEINTSHDVFKAIEKEYNENKVSELFKEYSELLYDEACILEGLPLEDPKLFASRMSKLMLKL, from the coding sequence ATGGCAGAAAAACAAATACTAAATTTTGAAGCCGAAACTAAACAAATATTAAATTTAATGGTGCATTCTATATACACTCATAAAGAAATATTTTTAAGAGAGCTTATATCAAATGCAAGCGATGCATTAGATAAAGCAAGATTTGAATCTATAACAAACAGCGATAAATATAAAGATATAGATAATTTAAGAATAAAAATAGATACAGATGAACAAAACAGAACTCTAACCATTCAGGATAATGGTATCGGTATGACTAGAGAGGATGTTATTAATAATATAGGTTCTATTGCCAGAAGCGGTACTAAGGCGTTTTTAGAAAAAATACAGAAAGATAAAGAAGCATCAAAAGAAAGCGGAATTGATTTGATAGGGCAGTTTGGTGTTGGTTTTTACTCTGCTTTTATGGTTGCTGATAATATCGTAATAGAAACAAAACATGTTGATAGTGAAAAAGGTGTTCGTTGGGAAAGTAATGGAGACGGCTCTTACTCCATAGAAGATATTGATAAAACTGACAGAGGAACTAAGATTATTTTAAAATTAAAAGGAAAAGATGAAAAACTAGAAGAAGACGGTTTTATCGATGATGATTACTGCAATAAATATACTTTAGAAAGTTTAATACATAAATATTCTAATTATGTTCATTATCCTATAGTTATGGATATGCCTATACCTAAAAAGGACGAAAAAGAAGTTCAGCAGTATGAGGAGAAAACTATTAACTCTATGATTAGTATATGGCAGAAATCAAAAAGCGATGTTAAGCCAGAAGAATATAATGAGTTTTATAAAGAGCATTTTCATGATTATGCTGATCCTTTCGAGGTTATACATACTAAAGCAGAAGGTACTATAGAGTATACTGCACTTTTATTTATACCTTCAAAAGCTCCTTTCAATTTCTTACACCCTGATTTTGAAAGAGGACTTGAACTTTATTCAAGAAATGTATTTATAATGAGTAAATGCAAAGACTTACTTCCAGAGTATTTAAAATTTGTAAGAGGATTAGTTGATTCTCCAGACTTTTCACTTAATATTTCAAGAGAGATTTTGCAGCATAGCACTCAATTAAAGAGAATATCTTCTAATGTTGAAAAGAAAATTTTAGATGCTTTAGAAAATATACTCAAAAACGATAGAAAAAGATATGAGAAATTCTTTAAAGAGTTCGGTGAATCTATCAAAATAGGAATATACTCTGATTTCAGCAAAAAAGATAAACTTGCAAATCTTTTGTTATTTGAATCTTCTAGTACAGCAGAAGGAGATTATACTACATTAGCAGAATACAAATCAAGAATGAAAGAAGGTCAGGAGTTTATATATTATGCTGCTGCTAAGGATAAATCTGCTATAGAAAAACTTCCTCACATGGAAGGAATGAAAGAGAAAGGCTATGAAGTGTTATACTTTACTGACAGAGTAGATGAGTTTATGATTAATATGATGAGAGAGTTTGACGGTACTAAACTTCATTCTATACTTCAGGCTGATAATTCTGAAAATAAAGATGAAAACAAAGACAGTGCCAACAAAGAAGTTCTTAATGCTATAAAAGATGTATTAGGTTCCGGTAAAGTTGCAGAAGTAAGAGAGACTAACAGACTTAAAGAGAGCGTTGTTTGTTTATCAAATAAAGAGGATTCTATTAGTTTTAATATGGCTAAAGTTTTGGCTGAAACAGGAAATAACATGTTTGGTATGAAGCCTGAAAGGGTATTAGAAATTAATACTTCTCATGATGTTTTCAAAGCTATAGAAAAAGAATATAATGAAAATAAAGTTTCAGAACTTTTCAAAGAATACAGCGAGCTTTTATATGATGAAGCATGTATACTTGAAGGACTTCCTCTTGAAGATCCAAAACTATTTGCCAGCAGAATGAGTAAATTAATGCTTAAATTATAA
- a CDS encoding AEC family transporter: MYTILELILPIFVLIAFGKILRHFNIISNEGIKTIKNLAVNLFLPFTFFNIIIHGTFNKDSIVLIIAGFIIIFAAYLLGFLYKPLFTDDIREYVPYTNTCIESGMFALAVLNMIIGKDNLFQIIQMDMVNNIFVFTVVTTGLTLISGNKQSSKQIIKSIFTSPIIISLILGIIGALFNLGEKIDNSNLASTYNRIISFLTEPLSPMILICIGAELEFEIDIFKKAIKLFFVRFATMALLISLTLFVMSKIITVNSILVKSMIIYFLSPSPFILLMYTNNEKINKFISGFLSLQIIMSLIFCIVISFI, encoded by the coding sequence ATGTATACTATTTTAGAATTGATACTTCCTATATTTGTTTTGATAGCATTCGGTAAAATATTAAGACATTTCAATATAATCAGTAATGAAGGAATAAAAACTATAAAAAATTTGGCAGTTAATTTATTTCTTCCATTTACTTTTTTTAATATTATTATTCATGGCACATTTAATAAAGATTCTATAGTATTAATAATAGCTGGTTTTATAATTATATTTGCTGCATATTTATTAGGCTTTTTGTATAAGCCATTGTTTACAGATGATATAAGAGAATATGTTCCTTACACAAATACCTGTATTGAAAGCGGAATGTTTGCTTTAGCTGTACTTAATATGATTATAGGAAAAGATAATCTTTTTCAAATAATACAGATGGATATGGTAAATAATATATTTGTTTTTACAGTAGTTACAACAGGATTGACTTTAATATCTGGAAATAAGCAAAGTTCCAAACAAATAATAAAATCTATATTCACAAGCCCAATAATAATAAGCCTTATATTGGGTATAATAGGAGCTTTATTTAATTTGGGAGAAAAAATTGATAATTCAAATTTGGCATCTACATACAATAGAATAATATCTTTTTTAACAGAACCTTTATCTCCTATGATATTAATATGTATAGGTGCCGAACTTGAATTTGAAATAGATATATTCAAAAAAGCAATTAAATTATTCTTTGTAAGATTTGCTACTATGGCTTTATTAATATCATTAACTTTATTTGTTATGTCAAAAATAATCACTGTAAATTCAATTCTTGTAAAGTCTATGATTATATATTTTCTATCTCCGTCGCCTTTCATACTATTAATGTACACCAATAATGAAAAAATTAATAAATTTATATCCGGTTTCTTGTCGCTTCAAATTATAATGTCATTGATATTCTGTATAGTTATTAGTTTTATTTAA
- a CDS encoding DUF3793 family protein yields the protein MFDKLIIDHCAPALSGIKIANIFTYEYKNKEELNKKVSLYNNILNKRGINVGVIKHYDNKAVIYVYNKKALENYLLDDNIFKFLKNYGYRSKNIYESIEILKRRMQYSKTFPHEIGIFLGYPLIDINGFINNYGKNSLYTGYWKVYHNKKEALKTFDNYNRCRTFYINTFLRGKGILEIMDDYKLHSL from the coding sequence ATGTTTGATAAATTAATTATTGACCATTGTGCACCTGCTTTATCAGGTATAAAAATAGCTAATATATTTACTTATGAATATAAAAATAAAGAAGAACTTAATAAAAAAGTTTCTTTATACAACAATATTCTAAACAAAAGAGGTATAAATGTAGGTGTAATAAAACACTATGATAATAAGGCTGTAATTTATGTTTATAACAAAAAAGCGTTAGAAAATTATTTATTAGATGATAATATTTTTAAGTTTTTGAAAAATTACGGATATAGGTCAAAAAATATATATGAAAGCATAGAGATTTTAAAGAGAAGAATGCAGTATTCTAAAACATTTCCACATGAAATAGGTATATTTTTAGGCTATCCGCTTATAGATATAAACGGCTTTATAAATAACTATGGAAAAAATAGTTTATATACAGGATATTGGAAAGTGTATCATAATAAAAAGGAAGCTCTAAAAACTTTTGATAATTATAATAGATGCAGAACTTTTTATATAAATACATTTTTAAGAGGAAAGGGCATTTTGGAGATAATGGACGATTACAAACTTCATTCTTTATAA
- a CDS encoding flavodoxin has translation MSDKIGVIIYWSGTGNTELMAQNVKKGIENAGGEADIFSVSSFDAGNINNYSKIALGCPAMGSEVLEESEFQPFYDSIRGSLSGKKVALFGSYDWGDGEWMRTWQEDVSSAGASLVKDGLIANLTPDDNAVSECVSLGEALVKA, from the coding sequence ATGAGTGATAAAATAGGAGTAATAATATATTGGAGCGGCACAGGTAATACTGAGTTAATGGCTCAAAATGTAAAAAAAGGCATAGAAAATGCAGGAGGAGAAGCTGATATTTTTAGTGTATCAAGTTTCGATGCTGGAAATATAAACAACTATTCAAAAATAGCATTAGGCTGTCCTGCTATGGGTTCTGAAGTTTTAGAAGAGTCAGAATTTCAGCCTTTTTATGATTCTATAAGAGGAAGTTTATCAGGCAAAAAAGTTGCTTTATTCGGCTCTTATGATTGGGGCGATGGCGAATGGATGAGAACTTGGCAGGAGGATGTAAGTTCTGCAGGTGCTTCTTTAGTTAAAGACGGACTTATCGCAAATCTCACTCCAGATGATAATGCTGTAAGTGAATGTGTGAGTTTGGGAGAAGCATTAGTAAAAGCATAA
- the aroB gene encoding 3-dehydroquinate synthase: MDFNAMNKKVEVKIKNDVNINYDILVQKGLIKETGKLVKNILRGKRALIVTDDIVNKLYTDIVKESLEKENIITSVCVLTHGEANKNIESIIDIFSSLAKNELSRKDIIIALGGGVVGDMAGYAAASWMRGIDFVQIPTTLLACVDSSVGGKTGINIKEGKNLVGAFHSPKLVIIDSNTLLSLPKREFNEGMAEVIKHAFLFDEKLLELIEDHCYNNAELDMDFILKRNCELKAHIVEIDYKEQKERMFLNFGHTIGHSVENAAGYGVLLHGEAVAIGMIFAIEYGIKKCITKDKNILERAKNILKAFSLPIAIPDNIDLKEAIKLDKKRSDDKINFVFLEFIGKPCVEKVSIEDILEDFK; encoded by the coding sequence ATGGATTTTAATGCTATGAATAAAAAAGTAGAAGTAAAAATAAAAAATGATGTAAATATTAATTATGATATTTTAGTTCAGAAGGGATTAATAAAAGAAACAGGAAAATTGGTAAAAAATATACTAAGAGGAAAAAGAGCTTTAATAGTTACAGATGATATAGTAAATAAACTTTATACTGATATAGTAAAAGAAAGTTTGGAAAAAGAAAATATTATAACTTCAGTATGTGTACTTACTCATGGGGAGGCAAATAAAAATATAGAAAGTATAATTGATATTTTTTCTTCGCTTGCCAAAAATGAATTAAGCCGTAAAGATATAATAATAGCATTAGGAGGCGGTGTAGTAGGGGATATGGCTGGATATGCTGCTGCTTCTTGGATGAGGGGTATTGATTTTGTGCAGATTCCTACTACTTTGCTTGCATGTGTGGATTCTTCTGTTGGCGGAAAAACAGGAATTAATATAAAAGAGGGTAAGAATTTAGTAGGTGCTTTTCATAGCCCTAAACTTGTTATAATAGACAGCAATACTTTATTAAGCCTTCCTAAAAGGGAGTTCAATGAAGGAATGGCTGAAGTGATAAAGCATGCATTTTTATTTGATGAAAAACTTTTAGAACTTATAGAGGATCACTGTTACAATAATGCTGAATTGGATATGGACTTTATATTAAAAAGAAACTGTGAATTAAAGGCTCATATTGTAGAGATAGACTATAAAGAGCAGAAAGAGAGAATGTTTTTGAACTTCGGACATACTATAGGTCATAGTGTAGAGAATGCTGCAGGTTATGGTGTATTGCTTCATGGTGAAGCTGTTGCTATAGGCATGATTTTTGCCATAGAGTACGGCATTAAAAAATGTATAACAAAAGATAAAAATATATTAGAAAGAGCTAAAAATATATTGAAGGCATTTTCTTTGCCTATAGCTATACCTGATAATATAGATTTGAAAGAGGCTATTAAACTTGATAAAAAAAGAAGCGATGATAAAATCAATTTTGTATTTTTAGAATTTATCGGAAAACCTTGTGTTGAAAAAGTGAGTATTGAAGATATTTTAGAGGATTTTAAATGA
- a CDS encoding galactose ABC transporter substrate-binding protein gives MKRFIILLLVLLSSSVLLYTQRKINSMGVALYRYDDSYMKYLKQYIEKNINKNTSLIMADSYNSQSTQNGQIDMFLQKNVSLLAINLVDKTQAQKVLDKISINNKPIIFFNRDPGLEVLRTYDKVWYIGGISEEAGNAQGRVIAESWKERMNWDKNQDGKIQCVILKGDLNDNDTINKTEYMKKYIASNNITLNILAEVSANGKRNEAAKVMQNIIYKYGDKIEYIICNNDNMALGALDTLKEFGYNNSSRMLNYIPIVGIDGIPECLEEINNYGIFATVMQNPSIQAQALCSVSSNIINGKSPLEGLHFNFYNNRYIVIPYIPVTKYNIDTAIKIYK, from the coding sequence ATGAAAAGATTTATTATTTTATTATTAGTATTGTTATCATCTTCTGTATTATTGTATACGCAAAGAAAAATAAATTCTATGGGTGTGGCACTTTATAGATATGATGACAGTTATATGAAATATTTAAAGCAATACATAGAAAAAAATATAAATAAAAATACTTCTCTGATTATGGCAGACTCTTACAATAGCCAATCAACTCAAAATGGTCAAATAGATATGTTCTTACAAAAGAATGTAAGTCTATTAGCTATAAATTTGGTAGATAAAACACAAGCCCAGAAAGTATTGGATAAAATAAGTATAAATAATAAGCCTATAATATTTTTTAATAGAGATCCCGGATTAGAAGTTCTCAGAACTTATGATAAAGTTTGGTATATAGGAGGAATAAGTGAAGAAGCAGGAAATGCTCAGGGCAGAGTAATAGCAGAAAGCTGGAAAGAGAGAATGAATTGGGATAAAAATCAGGACGGTAAAATACAATGCGTAATATTAAAAGGGGATTTGAATGATAATGATACAATAAATAAAACAGAATACATGAAAAAATACATAGCCTCTAACAATATAACATTAAATATTTTGGCAGAAGTTTCAGCCAATGGAAAAAGAAATGAAGCGGCAAAAGTAATGCAAAATATAATATATAAATATGGGGATAAAATAGAATATATTATATGCAATAATGATAATATGGCATTGGGAGCATTAGATACATTAAAAGAATTTGGATATAACAACAGCAGCCGAATGCTAAATTATATTCCTATAGTTGGGATAGACGGAATACCTGAATGTTTGGAAGAAATAAACAATTATGGGATATTTGCAACAGTTATGCAGAACCCTTCCATACAGGCACAGGCTTTATGTTCTGTTTCAAGCAATATTATCAATGGAAAATCCCCTTTGGAAGGATTGCATTTCAATTTTTACAATAATAGATACATTGTTATACCATATATACCTGTAACTAAATATAATATAGATACTGCAATAAAAATATATAAATAA
- a CDS encoding galactose ABC transporter substrate-binding protein, whose translation MNKAIVTILSILLFISLIGCGNSSKSDNNEIEIGITIYRYDDAFISFMRRNIETMLNGKAKFVMNDSENDQVKQNDQVDAAIQRNVDALAINLVDSTSASFMINKIKPTGIPVIFFNKEPSKEDMMLYDKAWYVGTLSEESGNIQGDIVVKSWQANPAWDKNGDGKIQYVLLKGEAGHPDAEARTERIKAVLNDNGITIDQLDEQTANWDILQAQTAADSWIEKYGNSIEFIFSNNDAMALGALKSIQKQGYNIGDSNKFIPIVGVDAIPEIIEEIKKGTVVGTVLQSPKDQAKAVVDMVINAANGKDVLSGTEYKLDDVKAVRVPYRAITLENIDESTEAYK comes from the coding sequence ATGAATAAAGCAATAGTTACTATTTTATCAATTTTATTGTTTATATCATTAATCGGCTGCGGCAATTCTTCAAAATCGGATAATAATGAAATAGAAATAGGTATTACTATTTACAGATATGATGATGCCTTTATTTCATTTATGAGAAGAAATATTGAAACTATGCTAAATGGAAAAGCTAAATTTGTAATGAATGATTCAGAAAATGATCAGGTAAAGCAAAATGATCAGGTAGATGCTGCTATTCAGAGAAATGTTGATGCATTAGCAATTAATTTAGTAGATTCTACATCAGCTAGTTTTATGATTAATAAAATAAAACCTACAGGAATACCTGTAATATTTTTTAACAAAGAGCCAAGTAAAGAAGATATGATGCTTTATGATAAGGCATGGTATGTAGGTACTTTAAGTGAGGAATCCGGAAATATACAGGGGGATATAGTAGTTAAGTCTTGGCAGGCAAATCCTGCTTGGGATAAAAATGGAGACGGCAAAATTCAGTATGTTTTATTAAAAGGAGAAGCAGGACATCCTGATGCAGAAGCCAGAACAGAGAGAATTAAAGCAGTATTAAATGATAATGGAATAACTATAGATCAATTAGATGAACAGACAGCTAATTGGGATATACTTCAGGCACAGACAGCTGCTGATTCATGGATAGAAAAATATGGAAATAGTATAGAGTTTATATTCTCAAATAATGATGCTATGGCTTTGGGAGCATTGAAATCCATTCAAAAACAAGGTTATAATATAGGAGACAGCAATAAATTTATACCTATAGTAGGAGTTGATGCTATTCCTGAAATCATAGAAGAAATTAAAAAAGGAACTGTAGTAGGTACTGTTTTACAAAGCCCTAAGGATCAGGCTAAAGCTGTGGTTGATATGGTTATTAATGCTGCAAATGGAAAAGATGTATTAAGCGGTACAGAATATAAACTAGATGATGTAAAAGCGGTAAGAGTGCCTTATAGAGCTATTACATTAGAAAATATAGATGAATCTACCGAAGCCTATAAATAA
- a CDS encoding galactose ABC transporter substrate-binding protein: MKKSLIVMAALFIMSALFVVSCGGGASSTTTTDGPTIGVTIYRYDDNFMSFYRRNIESKISGKANLIINDSQNNQAQQNDQVDVMIQKDSKALAINLVDPQAAQTIIDKAKTKNIPVVFFNKQPSAEAMASYDKTWYVGTTPEESGDMQGKIVVETWKANPAWDKNGDGIIQYALLKGEPGHPDAEARTSHVTLYITNNGLKVERLEEQTAMWDTAKAKDIVDAWIQKYGDKLEYIFCNNDAMALGALQSIQALGYNKEGDNTKFIPIVGVDAIPDMINEIKKGTVVGSVLNDPVGQSQALVDITLNVAAGKDPLDGTTWTLDEVKAVRVPYVPITKDNINVAEEAYK, encoded by the coding sequence ATGAAAAAGTCACTTATAGTTATGGCAGCATTATTTATAATGTCTGCACTTTTTGTAGTATCTTGCGGCGGCGGAGCTTCTTCCACAACAACTACTGACGGACCAACTATCGGAGTAACAATTTATCGTTATGATGATAACTTTATGTCTTTCTACAGAAGAAACATTGAGAGCAAAATCAGCGGAAAAGCTAATTTAATAATCAATGACTCACAAAATAACCAAGCTCAGCAAAATGACCAAGTTGATGTTATGATTCAAAAAGATTCAAAAGCATTAGCCATTAACTTGGTAGACCCTCAAGCAGCTCAAACTATTATAGATAAAGCTAAAACTAAAAATATACCTGTAGTATTTTTTAACAAACAGCCTAGTGCTGAAGCTATGGCTAGTTATGATAAAACTTGGTATGTAGGAACTACTCCTGAAGAATCAGGCGATATGCAAGGAAAAATCGTTGTAGAGACTTGGAAAGCTAATCCTGCTTGGGACAAAAATGGCGATGGAATTATACAATATGCTTTATTAAAAGGCGAACCAGGACACCCAGATGCTGAAGCTAGAACTAGCCATGTTACTTTATATATCACTAACAATGGTCTTAAAGTAGAAAGATTAGAAGAACAAACAGCTATGTGGGATACTGCAAAAGCTAAAGATATAGTTGATGCTTGGATACAAAAATATGGCGATAAACTTGAATATATTTTCTGTAATAATGATGCTATGGCTTTAGGTGCTTTACAGTCTATACAGGCTTTAGGATATAACAAAGAAGGTGATAATACTAAATTTATACCTATAGTTGGTGTTGATGCTATACCTGATATGATCAATGAAATCAAAAAAGGAACTGTAGTAGGTTCTGTTCTTAATGACCCAGTTGGACAATCTCAGGCTTTAGTTGATATCACTTTAAATGTTGCTGCTGGAAAAGATCCATTAGATGGTACTACTTGGACTTTAGACGAAGTTAAAGCAGTTCGCGTTCCTTATGTACCTATAACTAAAGATAATATAAATGTTGCTGAAGAAGCTTATAAATAA
- the mglA gene encoding galactose/methyl galactoside ABC transporter ATP-binding protein MglA, with translation MDNKKIVLEMKGISKSFPGVKALDDVQLTVREGEVVALMGENGAGKSTLMKCLFGIYRKDEGHIFLDGKEVNFISPKQALNNGVAMVHQELNQVRQRNIQDNIWLGKYPTKYGVIIDEKKMYDDTKAIFDDLEIPLDPRTKVSTLSVSEMQMVEIAKAVSYNSKILVLDEPTSSLTEKEVAKLFKIIRKLQSRGVGMIYISHKMEEILQISDEVTIMRDGKYVATTPAKELTTDMIIKQMVGRDLTNRFPEKTNVPGEDILEIKDFTAFYQPSLKEVNFNVRKGEVFGIAGLVGAKRTEVLESIFGMRTLSSGHVLKMNHEVSNSSTRKAIKNGFALVTEERRQTGIFGMLSINFNSTIANIDNYKNKFGFLDNKKMHEDTKWVIDSMQVKTPSEKTAIQSLSGGNQQKVILGRWLLSKPDILMLDEPTRGIDVGAKYDIYRLIIDLATVGKAVIVVSSEMPELLGITDRIMVMSNGRVAGIVETKNTNQEEIMALSAKYL, from the coding sequence ATGGATAATAAAAAAATTGTTCTTGAAATGAAAGGTATTTCAAAGTCTTTTCCGGGTGTTAAGGCATTAGATGATGTACAGCTCACCGTAAGAGAAGGAGAGGTAGTTGCTCTTATGGGAGAAAACGGAGCCGGAAAATCTACTTTGATGAAATGTTTATTCGGTATTTATCGTAAAGATGAAGGACATATATTCTTAGATGGTAAAGAAGTTAACTTTATATCTCCTAAACAAGCTTTAAATAATGGTGTAGCTATGGTGCACCAAGAACTTAATCAAGTTAGGCAAAGAAATATACAAGATAATATATGGCTTGGAAAATATCCTACCAAATATGGGGTTATTATTGACGAAAAAAAGATGTATGATGATACTAAGGCTATTTTTGATGATTTAGAAATACCTCTGGATCCCAGAACAAAAGTATCTACATTATCTGTATCCGAAATGCAGATGGTAGAGATAGCAAAAGCAGTTTCGTATAATTCCAAAATATTGGTATTAGATGAGCCTACAAGTTCTCTTACAGAAAAAGAAGTAGCTAAATTATTTAAAATCATTAGAAAACTTCAAAGCAGAGGCGTAGGTATGATTTATATATCGCATAAAATGGAAGAAATACTGCAAATATCTGATGAAGTTACTATAATGAGAGATGGTAAATATGTTGCCACTACTCCTGCTAAAGAATTAACTACGGATATGATCATTAAGCAGATGGTAGGAAGAGATTTAACTAATCGTTTCCCTGAAAAAACAAATGTTCCGGGAGAAGATATATTAGAAATAAAAGATTTTACTGCATTTTATCAGCCTTCCCTTAAAGAAGTTAATTTCAATGTAAGAAAAGGTGAAGTATTTGGTATTGCAGGACTTGTAGGAGCAAAAAGAACTGAAGTATTAGAAAGTATATTCGGTATGCGTACTTTATCTTCAGGACATGTTCTAAAAATGAACCATGAAGTCAGCAATTCTTCTACAAGAAAAGCTATAAAAAATGGCTTCGCTTTAGTTACTGAGGAAAGAAGGCAAACAGGTATATTCGGTATGCTGTCCATCAATTTTAATTCTACTATAGCAAATATAGACAATTACAAAAATAAATTTGGATTTTTGGACAATAAAAAAATGCATGAAGATACTAAATGGGTTATAGACAGTATGCAGGTAAAGACCCCTTCTGAAAAAACAGCTATACAGTCATTATCAGGAGGAAATCAGCAAAAAGTTATATTAGGAAGATGGCTTTTAAGCAAGCCTGATATTCTTATGCTTGATGAACCTACAAGAGGTATTGATGTTGGTGCTAAATATGATATATACAGACTTATTATTGATTTAGCTACTGTTGGAAAAGCTGTAATAGTTGTAAGTTCAGAAATGCCGGAATTGCTTGGAATAACTGACAGAATTATGGTTATGAGTAATGGAAGAGTTGCTGGTATAGTTGAAACTAAAAATACTAATCAGGAAGAAATTATGGCATTGTCTGCTAAATATTTATAA